DNA sequence from the Acidimicrobiales bacterium genome:
TCCGGGTACGAACAGCATCGCCTGGCTCATCTGGCACATTGCGAGAGTGCAGGACCACCACATGTCCGAGATGTTCGACGTCGACCAGATCTGGGTCGGCGGGGGGTGGGCGTCCCGGTTCGGCCTCGAGCCCGACCCGTCCGACATCGGGTACGGCCACAGCGCCGCCGACGTCGCTGCCGTCAGTCCTGACGAGCCGACTGTGCTCGTCGCCTATCTCGACGCCGTGTTCGAACGGACCTGCCAGATGATCGGAGAGGTGACGCCGGGCGACCTGGACCGGATCGTCGATCACGGGTGGGACCCGCCTGTGACGATGGGCGTGCGACTCGTGAGCATCGCGGACGACAACCTCCAACACGTCGGCCAGGCCGCGTATCTACGGGGACTCCTGGAGGCGTGAGCCGGGACGACGTCCGGGGGAGGCCGACCGGGTGAGAGCTGTGGTGTTGCGGCAGGGCGAGTTGGTGGTCGACGACGTCCCCGAGCCACGTGCGGCCGCCGGTCTGATGCTGTGTGCGGTCCGCGCGTGTGGAATCTGCGGCAGCGACCTGCACGCGATCCGTCACGGCGACCTCATTCCACGCGCGTTCGCAGAGCGCCCGCCGTCGGAGCCGCCGCGGCGGGTCGAGCCGGTCGTGGCCGACTTCGCCGACGACGTGATCCTCGGCCACGAGTTCTGTGCCGAGGTCCTCGAGTGCGGCCCCGATGTGGAGGGCTTCGTGCCGGGTGATCTGGTGGTGTCGCTGCCGACGATGATCGACGCACGGGGCGGCCACGGGCTCGGATGGTCCAACGTCTATCCCGGAGGATTCGCCGAGCGGATGGTGATCTCCGCCGACCTGGCGACCAGGGTGCCGAACGGGCTCGATCCGCGGGTCGCGGCGCTGACCGAACCTGCCGCGGTCGGCGAGCATGCCGTCGGGGCAGCCGGGGCGGGTCCGGGGGACGGTGCGATCGTATTGGGGGCCGGTCCGGTCGGGTTGATGATCGTGGCCTCGCTGGCGGCTCGTGGCGTCGCGCCGATCGTGGTCAGCGAACCCGCAGCGGGGCGTCGGGCGATGGCCGAACGGGTCGGCGCGCATCACAGCGTCGACCCCGGAGCCGAGGAGCCGGTCGCCGTGTGGCACCGATTCGCCGAACGCGGCCAGCGGGTGCTGATCTTCGAGGCCGCGGGAGTCCCCGGGATGATCGATGCCGCCATCGCGATGGCACCACGGCGCGCCGAGTTGGTCGTCGCCGGAATGTGCTGCGAACCCGATGTCATCTCACCTCTCAGGGCGTTCCGCTCCGAGCTGACCATGAGGTTCGTCGCGGGGTACACCCGTGGCGAGTTCGCGGCCACGGTCCACCAGATCGCCGAGGGCATTCTCGACGTCGCTGCGATCACCACCGGCGTGGTCGGCCTGGACGACGTCCCGACGGTGTGCGACGAGCTCCTGTCGCCTCACGCCCACGGAAAGGTCCTCGTGTCCGCCGGAACCGGCACCGTCGACACCGCCGACGTCGTCTGATGCGCACGTTCGGGACGGGCGTCCCCGCCGTCGGTGCCGGGGCGATGGGTATGGCGTTCGCCGACGCCCTCGGGACCCAGGCGGGTGTCGGGTGAACCTTCACGAGATCGGGAGGCGACACGGGACCGACAAGTGCGATGACGATCACTCGTTCCGCGGCGAGAGCTACCTGCACATCTATGACCGGTACCTCTCGCATCTGCGGGAGGCGCCGGTCACGCTGCTCGAGCTCGGTGTCAAGACCGGCGCGTCGCTTCGCATGTGGCGCGAGTACTTCCCGCTGGGGCAAGTCCACGGCGTGGACCTGAACCCGGCGTGCGCCGCACACGAGAGCGAGCGGATCGCCGTTCACATCCTCTCCCAGGACGACGAGCCCGGTCTCGACGAGCTGGCCGAATCGGTCGGCGGATTCGACATCGTGCTCGACGACTGCAGCCACATCAACGCGTTGACGCTGGCGTCGGAGAGGATCCTCTTCAGGCATGTGAAGCCTGGCGGCTTCTACATCATCGAGGACCTGGGCATGTCCTGGATGGACTACAGCCAGGTGGCGGATCAGGAGGCGTTCATGGATGGCGAGCTCGCGATGAATGTGGCCCGGGGTGTCGACCCTGCCCAGCAACGCGATGACCTCAGCCGGCGGTTCGAAGAGATTCTCTTCCGGATGGACATGCTCCGCGGCGACGTGCGGTTCCTCCACTTCTGGCCGAACATCGCCATCGCTCAGAAGTGCGCCCATAGCGGTTAGCGAGCTGCGGCGACCGGGCACCGGGTCGGGCCGGTGACTGGGTTTCTTCGTCACCGCGTGCCGGGGCAGTTGGACGAGGGACGCTGCGGGATACGACACTCGCCGGGACGAGGCGGAGGACCCTGATGATGAACAGACACCGAATAGCCGCTGGCGCCGCCGTGGTCTTCGCGCTGCTCGGCGCGGGGGCCTGTTCCGGCGGGGACGACGGGTCGGCATCGGGCGACGGCATCACGCCGACTGCCACGGCAGACGACATGACCCCCACGCCGGAGTCGACGCCCGACCCGACGCCGGAGCCGTCCGGGGACGTGGAGGCTGACGGAGACGAGGTGCTCTGCGTCGACGCCCTAGCTCCGACGGACGCGCCTCCGCCGCCGGAGGTGGTCGAGCTCACGGAGATCGCCACGATCGACACGTCCGTGTGGAGAGGGGAGCTGCCACGCGACGAGGACCTCGTGGTCGCCGGCGCCACGTTGCTCGGCATTGTCGACGGCGTGGCCGCGCGGGTGGATCTCTCCACCGGGATCGCCAGCGAGGTCGAAGTGTCGGGGGTCCGGCCTGGCGGCACGCTCGTGGGTGCGTCGTTCACGGCCCCCGGGTCGTGGTGGCTCACCGTCGGCGACGACACGACCGGGACCCACACCGTGATCGAGGTCGACTCGACGACGGGCTGCGAGGTCACCCGATTCGAGTCGGACGCCGCCCTCGAGCCGATCCTTGTGGACGGCGCGAACCTCTGGGCTGGCGAAGTGGACTCGGGAGACCTGCACCTGCGGTCGTACCCGGACGGCGAGTTCCTCGACGTCGTCGAGGAGGACGTGTCGAACTGGGAGATCACCACCGCCATCGGCGGCGATCTCGCCCAGATCGGCTTCTGCGGCGATGTCTCCGCCCTGCCGGGCAACGGGATCGACCCGCCCTACGAGGGGCGGCTCGGTGACGGCGACCAGTGCGGCGACCGGTGGGGGGCCGACGGTGACGTGATCGTGGCGTCGGACGACTTCGGTGATGCCGAGGACCCGTCGCAGGGCTGGTGGTTCGACATGTCCGGGATCACCATCGGGTACTTCGCTCTTCCCTTCGACGTCGTGCACGTGGACCCCGACTCGCTCGGGGCCTGGGTGGTCGCCGGGGACGGCACCCTCTGGCGTCTTCCGGCGCCATCGACGCGTGCCGTCGGCGTCGTGCAGGGCTGCCTGGACGAGCCGCCCCCCGCCCGCCCGCCGGTGGTGCTGCCCGGCCAGTCCGTGGAACTCGCCGACGATGTCGTCGACCCCGCGGTGGTTGCGTCGCCGGTGGCGCTGTTCGGTCTCCTCATCACCGTCGCCGACCAGGGGCTCGGATGGGTGAACCCCGTCGATGGCTCAGTGGGCACGTGGGACGTGCAGGTGTCGCTGGTGGGCGCCGACGTGATCGCACCGGATGGGCTCTGGATGGTCACGCGGGTCGAGGGTGGGACTCAGTTGCTCGGGGTCGAGGGCGGGTGTGTCGATGATGTCGTCACAACCGGGGTGGAGGCGACCGGAGTCGTGACGGCGACAGCGTCGGCGGTGTGGGTCCGCACAGCGGATGACATCGTGGCGGTCGACCGTACGACGGGTCTCGTCGTCGACGATCTCGCAGCCGTGCTGGCCCGGTCGACGCTGACCCAGGACGACGTGTCGGCCCTCCCGGCTGATCTCGTCGCCACCGGCGCAGTCGTCGGCATCGTCGACAGGGATGGGGACGGATTCCTGCTGACGGGCGCATGTGGTGTGAGCCTCGCGGTCGATGTCACCGAGGATCGCGTCAGCCTGGTGGATCCGCAGCGCTGCGATCTCGACGGGTTCGTCCCGTCGCCGGACGGCACTGTCGTCGGTTGGACCCCCGACGGCAACGGGGGCTCGCAGGTGGCGGTGATTGCGGTCGAGTCGGCCGGGGTCGTCGGCACGGAACAGCTCGTGGTCCCCATCGAGGTCGTCTCGGCCGTCGTGGGCGAGGACGTCGTGTACCTGCTCTCGGCCGAGGGAACGGTCAATGCGATCAGGCCCTGAGCCCTGCGAGTGCCGATCACCGCTGAGTGGGAGCGTCCCGGCCGTGGCCGCGGGAGAGGGCAGAATGCGGGGCAATCCCGGTGCCCCATGGCCTCGGTGTCGCGCGAGGTGAGTGATGCGGGTCGTACACGTCGTCCATAGTCTGCAGTGGCTCGGGGGAGTGGAGGAACACGTCGCGGGCTTGGCGTCGGGTCTGTCGGAGCTGGGAGTCGACGTGGAGATCCTGTGCGGTGGCAGCGGTGACCCCGGGCATCTGCCTGCTTGGCCTGTCGGGGACGTTCCCGTGCGGTGGCATCCGAAGCGGAAGGTGGTGGGTCGGTACTCCATTCCGATCGGAATCGGACGTTCGATACGACGTTCAGCGAGGACAGTGGACATCGTCCATGTGCACCAGCCGTTCTTCTCGGGAACCTGGATTGCCGCAGCGACGCGGGCTCCGTTGGTGGCGACCTTCTATCTCCATCCCGAGCACGTGATGGGCAGGTCGAGGTGGCGTCACCGTCAGCAACTGCGTCTGCTGTTGGGGCGTGTGGATCTCGTTGCGTCTGTGTCGGATGCCGAGCGGACCCTGATCCGTGGTCTCCGGGCGCCGCGTTCGGAGTGTGTGGTCAGGCCCGGGATCGCTCGCCTACCGCCGGCGCGAACCGGTCCGCCGCCGGAACGGCCGCTCGTTCTCGCCGTCGCGAGGCTGGTCCGCGAGAAGGGAATCGAAGCCGTTCTTCGGGCCGCCGCCCTCTCGAGTGGTGTTGCGGACTGGGTGATCGTCGGTGACGGTCGTGACCGGCGTGAGTTCGAGGAGCTCTGCGAACGGCTCGGACTCGACGTGAAGTCGACGCTGCGCGG
Encoded proteins:
- a CDS encoding DinB family protein, whose product is MDVAEVLVELYGRVPPLARQAVDGLDLEQLNHLPAPGTNSIAWLIWHIARVQDHHMSEMFDVDQIWVGGGWASRFGLEPDPSDIGYGHSAADVAAVSPDEPTVLVAYLDAVFERTCQMIGEVTPGDLDRIVDHGWDPPVTMGVRLVSIADDNLQHVGQAAYLRGLLEA
- a CDS encoding zinc-binding dehydrogenase, with the translated sequence MRAVVLRQGELVVDDVPEPRAAAGLMLCAVRACGICGSDLHAIRHGDLIPRAFAERPPSEPPRRVEPVVADFADDVILGHEFCAEVLECGPDVEGFVPGDLVVSLPTMIDARGGHGLGWSNVYPGGFAERMVISADLATRVPNGLDPRVAALTEPAAVGEHAVGAAGAGPGDGAIVLGAGPVGLMIVASLAARGVAPIVVSEPAAGRRAMAERVGAHHSVDPGAEEPVAVWHRFAERGQRVLIFEAAGVPGMIDAAIAMAPRRAELVVAGMCCEPDVISPLRAFRSELTMRFVAGYTRGEFAATVHQIAEGILDVAAITTGVVGLDDVPTVCDELLSPHAHGKVLVSAGTGTVDTADVV
- a CDS encoding class I SAM-dependent methyltransferase: MNLHEIGRRHGTDKCDDDHSFRGESYLHIYDRYLSHLREAPVTLLELGVKTGASLRMWREYFPLGQVHGVDLNPACAAHESERIAVHILSQDDEPGLDELAESVGGFDIVLDDCSHINALTLASERILFRHVKPGGFYIIEDLGMSWMDYSQVADQEAFMDGELAMNVARGVDPAQQRDDLSRRFEEILFRMDMLRGDVRFLHFWPNIAIAQKCAHSG
- a CDS encoding glycosyltransferase family 4 protein is translated as MRVVHVVHSLQWLGGVEEHVAGLASGLSELGVDVEILCGGSGDPGHLPAWPVGDVPVRWHPKRKVVGRYSIPIGIGRSIRRSARTVDIVHVHQPFFSGTWIAAATRAPLVATFYLHPEHVMGRSRWRHRQQLRLLLGRVDLVASVSDAERTLIRGLRAPRSECVVRPGIARLPPARTGPPPERPLVLAVARLVREKGIEAVLRAAALSSGVADWVIVGDGRDRREFEELCERLGLDVKSTLRGRVGEDELAQLYRSASHFVSASAQESFGIAVMKAVANGCTPVVSDIAPHREIVEALGVTYASLFPLPANPAHIAEAILRERADPDAVGPDNLVPTWSDVARDMLGAYEVLLAGDRRHSFSGRAC